Proteins encoded by one window of Pseudomonas sp. PSKL.D1:
- a CDS encoding sensor histidine kinase, producing the protein MRDNGSLRGRLLGNLALLLVVLMLASGLSAYWNGREAADTAYDRTLLASARTIAAGLSQRDGTLSADVPYVALDTFAYDSAGRIYYQVLDINQKLISGYEKLPPPPPGTPRTDDYPALARFYDATYLGQDVRVVSLLKAVTEPNMNGMAEIRVAETEEARVRMARGLMADTLLRLGMLALGALVMVWFAVSAALRPLERLRTAVEERQPDDLRALPVVQVQRELDPLVRALNHFTERLRGQFERQAQFIAEAAHELRTPLAALKARVELGLRSQQPDEWRQTLESAAQGTDRLTHLANQLLSLARVENGARAIAEGGAQRLDLSQLARELGMAMAPLAYNRGVALALEAEAPVWLKGEPTLLNELLSNLVDNALAHTPSGGNVILRVLAPALLEVEDDGPGIPEDERERVFERFYRRSAQGSGLGLAIVGEICRAHLAQISLHDGEKGGLKVRVSFIAD; encoded by the coding sequence ATGCGTGACAACGGCAGCCTGCGCGGTCGGCTGCTGGGCAACCTTGCGCTGCTGCTGGTGGTGCTGATGCTGGCCAGCGGCCTGAGTGCCTACTGGAACGGGCGTGAGGCCGCTGATACCGCCTACGACCGTACCTTGCTGGCTTCAGCCAGGACGATCGCCGCGGGCCTGTCGCAGCGCGACGGCACGTTGAGCGCCGATGTACCGTACGTGGCACTGGATACGTTCGCCTACGACAGTGCCGGGCGCATCTACTACCAGGTGCTGGATATCAACCAAAAGCTGATCTCCGGCTACGAAAAGCTCCCGCCGCCGCCGCCGGGCACCCCGCGCACCGATGATTACCCTGCATTGGCGCGCTTTTACGATGCGACTTACCTCGGCCAGGACGTGCGGGTGGTCAGCCTGCTCAAGGCCGTGACCGAGCCGAACATGAACGGCATGGCCGAAATCCGCGTGGCCGAAACCGAAGAGGCGCGGGTGCGCATGGCCCGCGGCTTGATGGCCGACACACTGCTACGCCTGGGCATGCTGGCGCTCGGCGCGTTGGTGATGGTCTGGTTTGCGGTGAGCGCGGCGCTGCGACCACTGGAGCGCCTGCGTACGGCGGTGGAGGAGCGCCAGCCGGATGACCTGCGTGCACTGCCGGTCGTGCAGGTACAGCGTGAGCTGGACCCGTTGGTGCGCGCCCTGAACCACTTCACCGAGCGCTTGCGCGGGCAGTTCGAGCGGCAGGCTCAATTCATTGCCGAGGCTGCCCATGAACTGCGTACCCCCTTGGCTGCACTCAAGGCCCGGGTGGAACTGGGGTTGCGTTCGCAGCAGCCTGACGAGTGGCGGCAAACGCTCGAATCTGCAGCCCAGGGCACAGATCGCCTGACTCACTTGGCTAACCAGCTGTTATCGCTTGCGCGGGTGGAAAACGGTGCCCGGGCGATTGCCGAAGGTGGTGCGCAGCGCCTGGACTTGAGCCAGCTTGCCCGTGAACTGGGTATGGCGATGGCACCGTTGGCCTACAACCGGGGGGTGGCATTGGCGCTGGAGGCCGAGGCGCCGGTGTGGCTCAAAGGCGAGCCGACTTTGCTCAACGAATTGCTCAGCAACCTGGTGGATAACGCATTGGCCCATACGCCATCGGGTGGCAACGTGATCCTGCGTGTGCTCGCGCCTGCGCTACTTGAGGTGGAGGATGATGGGCCGGGTATTCCCGAAGACGAGCGTGAACGGGTGTTCGAGCGATTCTACCGGCGTAGTGCACAGGGGAGCGGCCTTGGGCTGGCCATTGTGGGGGAAATCTGCCGGGCACATCTGGCGCAGATCAGCCTGCATGACGGGGAGAAGGGCGGGTTGAAGGTTCGGGTGAGTTTCATTGCGGATTGA
- a CDS encoding HDOD domain-containing protein, with product MNKLAEMVQAQLLAAIDNDDLVLPTLPEVALSIREAAEDSEISVAALSKVIGRDAALSARLIKVVNSPLLRAAVEVTDLHTAITRLGINYSCNLAIGLVIEQIFHARSPAVEQKLRDIWANSLEVAGISYELCRRYTQLKPDQATLGGLVNQIGALPVLIYAEEHNELLSDPVCLHYVIEQIQPVLGDKILSSWEFPEQLVNLPSQVQDLDRQTDKVDYIDVVQIARCISLRGRNRPLAALPAYRHLGLPFGTELEMGELLEARSMLRG from the coding sequence ATGAACAAGCTGGCCGAGATGGTCCAAGCGCAGTTGCTTGCCGCCATCGACAACGATGACCTGGTCCTGCCGACGCTGCCCGAGGTTGCCTTGAGCATCCGCGAGGCCGCCGAAGACAGCGAAATCAGCGTTGCCGCGTTGAGCAAGGTGATCGGCCGCGACGCTGCGCTGTCAGCGCGCCTGATCAAAGTGGTCAACAGCCCCCTGTTGCGCGCGGCGGTAGAAGTCACGGACCTGCACACTGCCATCACGCGACTGGGGATCAACTACAGTTGCAACCTGGCGATCGGCCTGGTGATCGAGCAGATTTTCCATGCTCGCTCGCCGGCTGTAGAGCAAAAGTTGCGGGATATCTGGGCCAACAGCCTGGAAGTTGCCGGTATCAGCTACGAGTTGTGCCGTCGCTACACTCAGCTCAAACCAGACCAGGCAACCCTTGGCGGGTTGGTGAATCAGATCGGCGCCCTGCCCGTGCTGATCTATGCCGAAGAGCACAATGAGCTGCTTTCCGACCCGGTGTGCCTGCACTATGTGATCGAGCAGATTCAGCCCGTGCTTGGTGACAAAATCCTTTCGTCCTGGGAGTTTCCGGAGCAGTTGGTGAACCTGCCCAGCCAAGTGCAGGACCTGGACCGCCAAACCGACAAGGTCGACTACATCGATGTGGTGCAGATTGCCCGCTGCATCAGCCTGCGAGGGCGTAACCGGCCGTTGGCGGCGCTGCCGGCCTACCGGCATCTGGGGCTGCCTTTCGGTACGGAACTGGAGATGGGCGAACTGCTGGAAGCGCGGAGCATGTTGCGCGGATAG